TCTGGCTCGCACGCGGCGGTCCGCCCCTGCATTTCAACGAGCGATGGCGGCGCACAGGTCCACCGCCCTGACGACAGCCTTCGTTGAACGCGTCAAGACAATTAAAAGATCCACAGATACACAACGGCAACTGCAAATTCAAGGAGTTAGAAATGACCATCGAAATGATCGAAGTCGAAGAATTCAACCAAGGCACCCAGATCAAGGTGATCGGAGTCGGCGGCGGCGGCGGCAATGCCGTGGCGCACATGATGGAGCGTGGCGTGCAGGGTGTGCAGTTCGTCTGCGCCAACACCGATGCGCAGGCACTCCAGCGCAGCAACGCGCACAAGATCATCCAGCTGGGCACCAGTGGTCTGGGCGCGGGCAGCAAGCCCGACAAGGGGCGTGATGCGGCCGAAGCCGCGGTGGACGACATCCGCGCGGCCATCGACGGCGCGCACATGCTCTTCATCACCGCCGGCATGGGCGGCGGCACCGGCACCGGCGCGGCGCCCGTGATTGCGCGCGTGGCCAAGGAGATGGGCATCCTCACCGTGGGCGTGGTGACCAAGCCCTTCGACTGGGAAGGCGGCCGCCGCATGACCAACGCCGACAACGGCCTGGCCGAGCTCGAGGCGAATGTCGACTCGCTGATCGTGGTGCTCAACGAGAAGCTGCTCGACGTGCTGGGCGAGGACATCACCCAGGACGAAGCCTTCGCGCATGCCAACGACGTGCTCAAGAACGCCGTGGGCGGCATCTCGGAAATCATCAACGAGTACGGCGGCGTGAACGTCGACTTCGAAGACGTGCGCACCGTGATGGGCGAGCCGGGCAAGGCCATGATGGGCACGGCCGCCGCCGCCGGCCCGGACCGCGCTCGCATCGCCGCCGAACAGGCCGTGGCCTGCCCGCTGCTCGAAGGCATCGACCTCTCGGGTGCCAAGGGCGTGCTGGTGCTCGTCACAGCCTCGAAGGGCTCGCTCAAGCTCAACGAGTCGAAGCTCGCGATGAACACCATCCGCGCCTACGCCTCGCCCGATGCGCACGTGATCTACGGCGCCGCCTACGACGAGAGCCTGGGCGACCAGATGCGCGTCACGGTGGTGGCCACCGGCCTGTCGCGCGCCGATGCGCGCCGCCAGGCACCGACGCTCGAAGTGATCCGTACCGGCACCGACAACATCCCGTTCAACGTGCCGACGCTCGGCGCCGGGCATGCAGGCCACGGCGGCCACAGCATGGGCCAGCCGAACTACGACGGCATGGCGGTGCCCAGCGTGTGGCGCACCAACCGCACGATGGCCGCGGCCAAGGTCGATGCGCTGTCGTCGGGCGGCATGGACGACTTCGAGATTCCCGCTTTCCTGCGCCGTCAAGCCGATTGACGCAGGCCACCGAACGCAGAGGGCACGAAGGTTCGCAAGGGGTACGGGGAAGACCTGAAAGGGACTTCCGCCGGCTCTACGCGCTGCGTCCGCTTCGTGCCCTTTGCGTCCATCGCCCGCGCTGGAAATAGAACCTATGTCTATCGGTGCCATAGCGAGGGGCATAGGACGGCACGCGTCCCGGGCGCCTAAAATCGCCGGCGTGCTGCAACAACGAACCCTCAAGTCGATCAGCCGCGCCGTGGGCGTGGGGCTCCACAGCGGACAACGCGTGGAGCTCACGCTGCGTCCGGCGCCGGCGGACACCGGCATCGTGTTCCGGCGCGTCGACCTGCCCGAACCCGTCGACATCCGCATGACCGCCGAGGCGGTGACCGACACCCGCCTGGCTTCCACGGTGTCGACCGGCGGGGCCAAGGTGCAGACGGTCGAGCACCTGATGTCGGCCTGCGCGGGCCTCGGCATCGACAACCTCTACATCGACATCACGGCCGACGAAGTGCCGATCCTCGACGGGTCGGCCTCGTCGTTCGTGTTCCTGCTGCAAAGCGCGGGCATCGAACTGCAGAAGGCGCCGCGCCGCTTCATCCGCGTCACGCGCAAGGTCGAAGTGCGCGAAGGCGAGGGTGCCAACGAGAAGTGGGCGAGCCTGGAGCCGTACCACGGCTACAAGCTGAGCTTCGAGATCGACTTCGACCATCGCGTGGTCAACTCCACCGGCCAGCGCGTGGAGTTCGACCTGGGCAAGGACTCCTACAGCCGCGACATCGCGCGCGCGCGCACCTTCGGCTTCACCAAGGAGGTCGAGTACATGCGCAGCAAGGGCCTGGCGCTCGGCGGCGGGCTCGACAACGCCATCGTGATGGACGACACCAAGGTGCTCAATGCCGGTGGCTTGCGCTACGACGACGAGTTCGTGAAGCACAAGATCCTCGACGCCATGGGCGACCTGTACATCATCGGAAAGCCGCTGCTGGCGGCCTACACCGCGTTCCGCTCGGGCCATGCGCTCAACAACAAGCTGCTGCGCGAACTGCTGGCGAACAGCGACGCCTACGAGGTCGTCACCTTCGAGGACGAAAAGCGTGCGCCGCGCGGTTTCGGCGAAGTGGCGCGGGCCTGGTAAGGGCCGCCCGGACGATGCTTCTCTTCCGCTGGGCCATCCTGCTGCTCCTGCTGGTGGCCGGCGTGTCGTTCGCGTTCTATGCCGGAACCGGGCAGGCCAAGTACCGCCGCTTTGGCTGGATCGTGCTCAAGTGGACGCTGCTGGCGGCGTTCGGTTTCTTTGCGGTGCTGATCGCGGAGCGGGTGGTCTAGCGCCGGGGTTCTCCACTATCTCGAACGACCCTGCCGATAGGTCCCGGCATGCGTCTTCGACAACTCGGCCGCCTCGGCCAGCCGCGCCATCGACCGGCCCACCTGCGCATGCGTGATGGCAATGCCCAGCGCGTCGGCCGCATCGGCGCCCGGCAGGCCCGGCAGGTCGAGCAGGCGCTTGACCATCTCCTGCACCTGCGCCTTGCCGGCCTGGCCATGGCCCGCCACGGCCTTCTTCATCTGCAGCGCGGTGTATTCGGCGACGGCGAGATTGCTGTTGACCAGCGAGGTGACGCAGGCGCCGCGTGCCTGGCCCAGCAGCAGCGTCGATTGCGGGTTGACGTTGACGAAGATGATTTCCACCGCCGAGGCATCGGGCTGGTAGCGCGCGGCAATTTCCGCGATGCCGTCGAACAGCACCTTCAGGCGTGCCGGCAGGTTGCCGCTGCCCAGGTGCCGCGTGCTGATGGTGCCGCTCGCGACATAGCGCAGCGCATGGCCGTCCGAATCCACCACGCCGAAGCCGGTGGTCAGGAGGCCGGGGTCGATGCCGAGGATGCGCATGCTAGAGGTTGAAGTACCAGCGGATCGAATGAAAGAAGATGGGCGCCGCGAAGCACAGCGCATCGACGCGGTCGAGCAGGCCGTTGGCGCCCGTGACGCCCACGCCCTTCTTGCCCCAGTTGGGAATGCCGCGGTCGCGCTTGAGCGCCTTCATCACCAGGTGCCCCATGGAGCCCGCGATGCACGCGATGACGGACACCGCGAGCGCCTGGCCGAACTTGAACGGCGTGATGAACGAGAACAGCGCGCCCACCAGGCTGGCGACGACGATGCCGATGCCCCAGCTGGTCCAGTTGAAGCTTCGGCTCACGTTGGGTGCAAAGGGCTTTCGCTGCCAGCGGCGCGAAATCACGTGCTGCACCAGCACCGAGGTCTGCACCACGAACACCAGGAAGAACACCAGGAAGGCACTCTTGCCCTCGTAGCCAGGAAAGCTCAGCAGCAGCAGCGCCGGCACATGGCTCATGCCGTAGACGCAGACCATGATGCCCCACTGCAGCTTGGCATTGCGCTCCAGGAAATGGCTCGGGTCGTCGGCCAGCGCGCTCGCGACCGGGATCGCGAGGAACACGTACACCGGGATGAACACGGTGAACAGGTCGAAGCGCGCGGTGGCCACGAGCCAGAACTGGATCGGCAGCACCACGAAGAACGCCAGAATCAGGCTGCGGTGGTCGCCGCGCCGCGTGGGCGAGAGCGTGATGAACTCGCGCAGCGCAAAGAAGGCGATCAGCGCGAACAGCACGGTGGCCACCGTTTCGCCCAGCGCCCAGCCGACCCAGAACACGATCACCATGAACCAGGTGGTGCCCAGGAGCTTGCGGTAGTGCGCAAGCTCGGCCTGCCAGGCGGCGTCATGCACGGGATTGCGCCGCTCCCGGAACGTGAGGAAGAAGGCGGTGGTGCTCACGATCACGAGCAGCCCGAAGACGATGAGGAAGAGGGCCGCGACCTGCTCGGTCGGGGTGAGGCTGCGCAGGAACTGATTCATCGCAAGGTTTCGCTCAGACGTCGCGCAAGGCGATCACCGCGGCACGCGCGCGATCGAGAAAAGGCCGGCGCTCTTCGCCCTCCTCGACCCGGACCGGCGCCCCGAAGGTAACGGAGCACAGGATCGGCACCGGCACGATCTCGCCCTTGGGCATCACGCGCTGCACGTTGTCGATCCAGGCGGGCACCAGCACCACGTCGGGAAACAGGGTCGCGAGCGTGTAGAGGCCCGACTTGAACTTCTGCGGTTCGCCGGTGTGGCCGCGCGTGCCTTCGGGAAAGATGATGATCGAGTCGCCGCTTTGCAGCGCCTCGACCAGCGGCGCGAGCGGATCGGGTGGAGGCGGCTCCGTGCTTTCCGCTGCGGGCGGCTGCACCTGTGGGGACGGCGGGGCAGGAAGCGGAGGGGGAGGCGGGGGAGGCGCAGGAAG
The Variovorax sp. OAS795 genome window above contains:
- the lpxC gene encoding UDP-3-O-acyl-N-acetylglucosamine deacetylase: MLQQRTLKSISRAVGVGLHSGQRVELTLRPAPADTGIVFRRVDLPEPVDIRMTAEAVTDTRLASTVSTGGAKVQTVEHLMSACAGLGIDNLYIDITADEVPILDGSASSFVFLLQSAGIELQKAPRRFIRVTRKVEVREGEGANEKWASLEPYHGYKLSFEIDFDHRVVNSTGQRVEFDLGKDSYSRDIARARTFGFTKEVEYMRSKGLALGGGLDNAIVMDDTKVLNAGGLRYDDEFVKHKILDAMGDLYIIGKPLLAAYTAFRSGHALNNKLLRELLANSDAYEVVTFEDEKRAPRGFGEVARAW
- a CDS encoding phosphatidate cytidylyltransferase, yielding MNQFLRSLTPTEQVAALFLIVFGLLVIVSTTAFFLTFRERRNPVHDAAWQAELAHYRKLLGTTWFMVIVFWVGWALGETVATVLFALIAFFALREFITLSPTRRGDHRSLILAFFVVLPIQFWLVATARFDLFTVFIPVYVFLAIPVASALADDPSHFLERNAKLQWGIMVCVYGMSHVPALLLLSFPGYEGKSAFLVFFLVFVVQTSVLVQHVISRRWQRKPFAPNVSRSFNWTSWGIGIVVASLVGALFSFITPFKFGQALAVSVIACIAGSMGHLVMKALKRDRGIPNWGKKGVGVTGANGLLDRVDALCFAAPIFFHSIRWYFNL
- the ruvC gene encoding crossover junction endodeoxyribonuclease RuvC; protein product: MRILGIDPGLLTTGFGVVDSDGHALRYVASGTISTRHLGSGNLPARLKVLFDGIAEIAARYQPDASAVEIIFVNVNPQSTLLLGQARGACVTSLVNSNLAVAEYTALQMKKAVAGHGQAGKAQVQEMVKRLLDLPGLPGADAADALGIAITHAQVGRSMARLAEAAELSKTHAGTYRQGRSR
- the ftsZ gene encoding cell division protein FtsZ, with the translated sequence MTIEMIEVEEFNQGTQIKVIGVGGGGGNAVAHMMERGVQGVQFVCANTDAQALQRSNAHKIIQLGTSGLGAGSKPDKGRDAAEAAVDDIRAAIDGAHMLFITAGMGGGTGTGAAPVIARVAKEMGILTVGVVTKPFDWEGGRRMTNADNGLAELEANVDSLIVVLNEKLLDVLGEDITQDEAFAHANDVLKNAVGGISEIINEYGGVNVDFEDVRTVMGEPGKAMMGTAAAAGPDRARIAAEQAVACPLLEGIDLSGAKGVLVLVTASKGSLKLNESKLAMNTIRAYASPDAHVIYGAAYDESLGDQMRVTVVATGLSRADARRQAPTLEVIRTGTDNIPFNVPTLGAGHAGHGGHSMGQPNYDGMAVPSVWRTNRTMAAAKVDALSSGGMDDFEIPAFLRRQAD